One Rossellomorea aquimaris DNA window includes the following coding sequences:
- a CDS encoding LacI family DNA-binding transcriptional regulator — translation MVTIKEVAKEANVSISTVSRVLNKSGYTSEKTKEKVLNAVKKLNYQGSLVAAAMKKKQTLTLGLIIPDIKNIFYSDLTRTIEDRANSHGFNIFLCNTDNNLQKEAEYIHLLIAKGVDGIIFSSPEVDDGNIEELKENYPELPVVILGGKFPRLILNEIIVDNVDGAYKAMRHLLDLGHKDIAFIGGDPETYASIERHQGYKLALNERDFPIKDDYVIFDKFYIESGYKNAMRLLQKKDRPTAIFAVSDSVAVGVYKAARELNIRIPEQLSVVGFDDSQYAQILFPMLTTIRTPIKEMGQRAIEIMVKAIKEKQIIKETVLFYPTLIERESTMAIEASK, via the coding sequence TTGGTAACAATAAAGGAAGTTGCAAAAGAAGCTAATGTTTCAATCTCCACTGTATCAAGAGTACTTAATAAGAGCGGGTATACAAGTGAAAAAACGAAAGAAAAGGTTCTTAATGCAGTTAAGAAACTTAACTACCAAGGGAGTCTGGTAGCTGCTGCAATGAAGAAAAAACAGACATTAACCCTTGGTTTAATCATACCTGATATAAAGAATATTTTTTATTCAGATCTGACTAGAACAATAGAAGATCGAGCGAATAGTCATGGATTTAACATCTTTTTATGTAATACAGATAACAATTTGCAGAAAGAAGCAGAGTATATACATCTATTGATTGCTAAAGGAGTCGATGGAATCATCTTTTCATCTCCAGAGGTTGATGATGGAAATATAGAAGAATTGAAGGAAAACTATCCTGAGCTGCCAGTTGTCATATTAGGGGGGAAATTCCCAAGATTAATTCTAAATGAGATCATAGTTGATAATGTTGATGGAGCATATAAAGCGATGAGACATCTTCTGGATTTAGGTCATAAGGATATTGCCTTTATCGGCGGTGATCCTGAAACTTACGCCTCAATCGAAAGGCACCAAGGGTACAAGTTAGCATTGAATGAAAGAGACTTTCCTATAAAGGACGATTATGTAATTTTTGACAAGTTTTATATTGAAAGCGGGTATAAAAATGCAATGAGATTATTACAAAAAAAAGATAGGCCTACGGCAATCTTTGCGGTTAGCGACAGTGTTGCTGTTGGTGTCTACAAAGCTGCAAGAGAGCTGAATATTAGAATTCCCGAGCAATTGTCAGTTGTTGGTTTTGATGATTCTCAATATGCTCAGATTTTATTTCCTATGCTTACGACAATACGTACGCCAATTAAAGAAATGGGTCAAAGGGCAATAGAAATCATGGTGAAAGCAATTAAGGAAAAACAAATAATTAAAGAAACTGTCCTCTTTTATCCGACTCTTATTGAAAGGGAGTCAACGATGGCGATAGAAGCAAGTAAATAA